The following DNA comes from Gammaproteobacteria bacterium.
CACGCCGTGAAACCATCCATGGTGGCTCCACGCCCGCGTTCATGCGGGCAAGGGTCTCTGATAGAGAAGCGCAATCCCTGTCTCTTGAGTTGACGGGCAGTAATGGTAATGAATGATCTGTTATGGTTGCTCTTGCCCCTGGCAGCCGCTTCGGGTTGGCTTGCTGCACGACGTTCTGCCAAGCTTAAAATTAAAACAGAAAAACTGGGAAGCGATTATTTTCAGGGTCTGAATTTCCTGTTAAATGAGCAAGCCGATAAGGCAATTGATGCCTTTGTGAATATGATGGCGGTGGACGAAGATACCTTTGAAACCCATCTGGCTCTGGGGAGTATTTATCGTCGTAGAGGTGAAGTCGACCGGGCAATCCGGATTCATCAGAATCTGATTGCCAGAATATCACTTAGTGCTGAACAGCGCAGTGCAGCAATACTTGAGTTGGGACGTGATTATATGCGTGCCGGGTTGCTTGATCGTGCCGAGGTGCTGTTTCAGGAACTGGTTGAAAATGATTTTCATGTGTTAGCGGCATTACAATATTTACTGGATATTTATCAGCAGGAGAAGGATTGGAATAGGGCGATTGATGTTGCCAGAGGTGTTGATCTGGCAGCCGGCCCGGATATGCGAAAGGTTATTGCTCAATTGTATTGTGAGCAGGCAGAACAGGCCTTGCAGCAGGGGCAACTTGAAAAGGCACACTATCTTCTGGATAAGGCCTTGCTCAAGGATAAGTCCTGTGTTCGCGCTAGTTTACTTGAGGCGAAAATTGCAGTGCGAGAGGGTGATCACAAGATGGCTATTGTTGCCTGGCAACGTATTGAGTCACAGGATATTGATTTTATCCCTGAGGTCTTGCCTGGTTTACGAAGCAGTTATCAGGCAATGGGTGATGAGATGGCTGTTTACCCTTTTCTGGAAAGGGTGATGCAGAACTATCAGGGTGTATCTCCTGTTATTCTTATGGCCGAGCTGATTGAAAAGAAAGAGGGTATTGATGCTGCGATTGACTTTATTACCCAGCGATTACAACAACGCGCCTCCGTTCGAGGTCTGGAACATCTGCTAAAATTAGGTCAGCAACGTCAACAGGATTCAGGTCAGTTGCTGATACTACAACAATTGGTAGAAAAGATATTGCTGGATAAACCAACCTTCAGGTGTAATCAGTGTGGCTTTAGCGGCAAGACATTACATTGGCAGTGTCCGGGTTGCAGAGAATGGAATACGGTTAAGCCGATTTATGGTGTTGAGGGTGAATAAAATGGTAGAGATTGAGGGTTCGAAAATAATTGTTGCATTGGATTATGCGGATCCAGTCAGGGCGCAGACTCTGGTTCAACAATTAACACCAGCGATGTGTCGATTGAAGATCGGTAAGGAATTGTTTACCCGGGGTGGCCCTGATTTTGTCAGGGATCTGGTGGCACAGGGCTATGATGTATTTCTGGATCTCAAGTTTCATGATATCCCGAATACAGTTGCCAGGGCTTGTGAGGCAGCGGCAGAGCTCGGTGTGTGGATGATGAACGTCCATGCCCTGGGAGGTAGAAAAATGATGCAGGCGGCTCAGGAGGCATTGCGTAATACATCAGGCAAGCGTCCTCGCTTGATTGCGGTGACGATATTGACCAGTATGTCTGATGATGATCTGGGTCTGATAGGTCTTTCTGGTAGTGCCTCGGATAATGTCTCCCGTCTGGCAGCTCTGGCACAACAAGCAGATCTTGATGGCGTTGTTTGTTCGCCTCGGGAAGCGGCCATGTTACGTCAGCAGACCGGGGATGATTTTCTTCTGGTGACCCCCGGTGTACGCCCTGTGGGAGCAAGTATGGACGATCAACATCGAGTGTTGACCCCGGAACAGGCGATTGCCCAGGGTTCCAGTTATCTGGTGATGGGTCGACCCATCACCCAGGCGGATGACCCCCTGGCTCGTTTGCAGGAGATTAACCATAGTCTAGAATAAAGGTGCGCAATGCGCACCAATAAATCGAATGGACGCAACTTGACATAATTATATTAACTGTTAGTCTGACCTTGAGTCTTTCACTAAAGAACAGGCTCAATATCAAATCGCAAACACTGACAAGGAGGTCATTATGCGTACATTTAAGCTGGTTTTATTCTCTATTTTTCTTTTTGTTTCTTCATGGGCCCATGCACTGGAACCACTGGACATTAATGTCGCCAGTGTTAAACAGATGATGAATGTACTGAATGGTATTGGTCCTTACCGGGCAGCTGCCATTGTTGCTTACCGCGATAGTAATGGTCCATTTGAATCAATAGAGGATCTGAGTAAAGTAAAGGGTGTGGGTTCTGCTATTATGGAACGAAATCGGGCGCGTATTATCGTTAAAGAAAAGAGAATATCATCCGATTAATAGCAATGCTTATATGACCCTCAGGTGGTTTTGACTGCCTGGGGGCTCAATGAAAAAATTAATGTTATCTCCATTCTCAAGAGAAATGAAATGATAAAAAAAGTAAGAACAGCGGTTTTTCCTGTTGCCGGTTTAGGCACTCGTTTTTTGCCTGCGACTAAGGCGAATCCAAAAGAGATGTTGCCAGTTGTTGATAAGCCTCTTATTCAATATGCTGCTGAGGAAGCTGTTGCCGCAGGGATTGAACAACTGGTGTTTGTTACCAGTAGTAGCAAACGTGCGATTGAGGATCATTTTGATAAGAACTACGAGATGGAGATGGAACTTGAGAAACGAGGCAAGGATAAGCTTCTTGCGGTTGTGCGTGATATTGTGCCAGCAGGTGTATCTTGTATTTATGTGCGGCAGGCTGAGGCGTTAGGGCTAGGTCATGCTGTTTTATGTGCAAAACCTGTGGTGGGGGATGAACCCTTTGCGGTTATTCTGGCCGATGACCTGATTGATAACCAGGGCCCCTCCTGTATGAGTCAAATGGTTGAGGTCTTTGAAGAACGAGGTTGTAGTGTCCTGGGTGTTGAAGAAGTTCCGGCAGATGAAACCGATCGTTATGGTATTGTTGCCGCTGATTCATTGTCCGCACGTCTGGAGCATGTTAAAGAAATAGTAGAAAAGCCCGCCCCTGATGTGGCACCGTCTAATCTTGCTGTGGTGGGGCGTTATATTCTGACCCCCAGGATATTTGATTTGCTGGAAAACACACAAAGAGGTGCTGGCAATGAAATACAGCTGACCGATGCCATTGCTGCCCTGTTGGAATATGAGAAGGTAATGGCCTATCGCTTTGAAGGGGATCGTTATGATTGTGGTAGTAAATTGGGCTATTTAATGGCAACGGTTGAATATGCGATCAAGCATCATGAGCTAGGGGCTGATTTCAAGGCTTACCTGGAGAGTCGTTGCTGATTACGACCAATATCCACTAATAAAATAGCAAGCTCTCAATTAAGAAACCTACATTCAATAAAGTTTTACACATTCATAGGGTGGTTTTTATATAAAAAGCATAACTGTTCTGGTCAAGTCATACCGGACACTTTCATTCACCAACATCATGATCTGGACAAGGTTGAAAATATTGCTGCATAGGGCAGGACATTGATGAGATCCAATGCTTCTTATCCCTTGATTTCTGATGAATCTTCAAGCTATACTTGTTTTGGTGTTACTGAGGTATTACCATGAAGACAATCACTATAAAGGCTGATAATGAATTTGATGCCATATTGAATCAGTTATCATCGCGTTTGCATACTACTCGTAGCGGTGTTATTCGAGATGCGGTAAGGAATTATTCAAAATTTCTTGATAGAGAAGCACTTCGACAACAGATTAGGGCGGCTTCACTTAAAACAAGAGAGCAGGCCGATCAGTCCATTGTGGATTTTGAAGCGGCAAATGGCGATGCTCTTTAAACGGGGCGCAATATATCTGGCCAACTTTAATCCTTCAAAGGGTACTGAAGCTGGGAAGATTCGTCCCTGTATTGTTATGCAAAGTGACTTGCTTAATGAAGCGAATCACCCTAGTACCACCGTGCTTCCCTTAACGACACAATTAATTGATGATGCGGCACCCTTGCGGTATCGAATCAAATCGCGTGATAATCTGAAAATGGATTCGGATATTATGCTGGATCAGACAAGAACGATTGATAATCGTCGAATGACAAATGATGTCCTAACGACCCTCAGCAAGGTTGAGATGATGGAGGTTGAT
Coding sequences within:
- the lapB gene encoding lipopolysaccharide assembly protein LapB — encoded protein: MNDLLWLLLPLAAASGWLAARRSAKLKIKTEKLGSDYFQGLNFLLNEQADKAIDAFVNMMAVDEDTFETHLALGSIYRRRGEVDRAIRIHQNLIARISLSAEQRSAAILELGRDYMRAGLLDRAEVLFQELVENDFHVLAALQYLLDIYQQEKDWNRAIDVARGVDLAAGPDMRKVIAQLYCEQAEQALQQGQLEKAHYLLDKALLKDKSCVRASLLEAKIAVREGDHKMAIVAWQRIESQDIDFIPEVLPGLRSSYQAMGDEMAVYPFLERVMQNYQGVSPVILMAELIEKKEGIDAAIDFITQRLQQRASVRGLEHLLKLGQQRQQDSGQLLILQQLVEKILLDKPTFRCNQCGFSGKTLHWQCPGCREWNTVKPIYGVEGE
- the pyrF gene encoding orotidine-5'-phosphate decarboxylase, producing MEGSKIIVALDYADPVRAQTLVQQLTPAMCRLKIGKELFTRGGPDFVRDLVAQGYDVFLDLKFHDIPNTVARACEAAAELGVWMMNVHALGGRKMMQAAQEALRNTSGKRPRLIAVTILTSMSDDDLGLIGLSGSASDNVSRLAALAQQADLDGVVCSPREAAMLRQQTGDDFLLVTPGVRPVGASMDDQHRVLTPEQAIAQGSSYLVMGRPITQADDPLARLQEINHSLE
- a CDS encoding ComEA family DNA-binding protein — protein: MRTFKLVLFSIFLFVSSWAHALEPLDINVASVKQMMNVLNGIGPYRAAAIVAYRDSNGPFESIEDLSKVKGVGSAIMERNRARIIVKEKRISSD
- the galU gene encoding UTP--glucose-1-phosphate uridylyltransferase GalU, whose amino-acid sequence is MIKKVRTAVFPVAGLGTRFLPATKANPKEMLPVVDKPLIQYAAEEAVAAGIEQLVFVTSSSKRAIEDHFDKNYEMEMELEKRGKDKLLAVVRDIVPAGVSCIYVRQAEALGLGHAVLCAKPVVGDEPFAVILADDLIDNQGPSCMSQMVEVFEERGCSVLGVEEVPADETDRYGIVAADSLSARLEHVKEIVEKPAPDVAPSNLAVVGRYILTPRIFDLLENTQRGAGNEIQLTDAIAALLEYEKVMAYRFEGDRYDCGSKLGYLMATVEYAIKHHELGADFKAYLESRC
- a CDS encoding ribbon-helix-helix protein, CopG family is translated as MKTITIKADNEFDAILNQLSSRLHTTRSGVIRDAVRNYSKFLDREALRQQIRAASLKTREQADQSIVDFEAANGDAL
- a CDS encoding type II toxin-antitoxin system PemK/MazF family toxin, which encodes MAMLFKRGAIYLANFNPSKGTEAGKIRPCIVMQSDLLNEANHPSTTVLPLTTQLIDDAAPLRYRIKSRDNLKMDSDIMLDQTRTIDNRRMTNDVLTTLSKVEMMEVDVLWQTVLGLD